The following are from one region of the Centroberyx gerrardi isolate f3 chromosome 16, fCenGer3.hap1.cur.20231027, whole genome shotgun sequence genome:
- the rlim gene encoding E3 ubiquitin-protein ligase RLIM produces the protein MEGSDSLEQSGSDQSESQRRRQLDRLDREEAFYQFVNNLSDEDYRLMRDNNLLGTPGEITEDELLSRLQQIKDGPEQQNSNPSTESGEGTGEPAEGSEDPANGDSLLDWLNTVRRTGNTTRTGHRGNQSWRAVSQTNPNSGDFRFSLEINVNRNLAEQQGVVEGEQEAPEAPEAPAVIPDAEPQVPMETEEVVEEPVVEELAVIVEPEPELEEVVSQEVQAEPPSSPANLVVQPPVSPAPRRGQRRARSRSPEPRRTRARTARSRSPLNLDRLDGLPNPRHTHRSHGPSPPANSPPVPPVEGSSRTRQHVLSRQSTADYDAQPSRAGTGSAPEAQNTGSQEGEAAGGEGGAAGRRPPTIMLDLQVRRVRPGEYRQRDSIANRTRSRSQNSNNTFLYESERGGFRRTFSRSERAGVRTYVSTIRIPIRRISDAGLGEATSMALQSMIRQIMTGFGELSYLMDSDSDSSDSNRGANTPADLAEALNNPDAAAAAAAAAAAAAAVDEPSVTAGGRARTVERDLEEGLATGPAAAGGRARPRPPISLEEPSSLPFLRLAHFFLLNDDDEDQPQGLTKEQIDNLSMRNFGESDALKTCSVCITEYAEGNKLRKLPCSHEYHVHCIDRWLSENSTCPICRRAVLVSANRESVV, from the exons ATGGAGGGGTCTGACAGCTTAGAGCAAAGTGGCAGTGACCAGTCAGAGTCGCAGCGCAGAAGGCAGCTGGACCGGCTGGACAGGGAGGAGGCCTTCTACCAGTTTGTCAACAATCTTAGTGATGAGGACTATCGCCTGATGAGAGACAACAATCTTTTGGGCACCCCAG GTGAGATAACAGAGGATGAGCTGTTGAGTCGACTTCAGCAAATCAAAGATGGcccagaacagcagaacagcaacCCCAGTACTGAGAGTGGAGAAGGAACAGGCG AACCAGCAGAAGGCTCAGAAGATCCTGCCAATGGGGATAGTCTCCTGGACTGGCTGAACACAGTGAGGCGCACAGGCAACACAACTAGAACTGGTCATCGTGGTAACCAGTCGTGGCGGGCAGTAAGCCAGACCAACCCCAACAGTGGAGACTTTCGCTTCAGCCTGGAAATCAACGTGAACCGCAACCTGGCTGAACAGCAGGGAGTTGTCGAAGGGGAGCAGGAGGCTCCAGAGGCTCCAGAGGCTCCAGCAGTGATTCCAGATGCTGAGCCACAGGTCCCTATGGAGACAGAAGAAGTGGTGGAAGAACCAGTTGTAGAGGAGCTGGCTGTCATAGTGGAGCCAGAGCCTGAATTAGAAGAGGTTGTTTCACAGGAGGTGCAAGCAGAACCCCCCAGCTCACCTGCTAACCTGGTGGTCCAACCCCCAGTTTCTCCTGCGCCACgtagaggacagaggagagccCGCAGCCGCAGTCCAGAACCACGTAGGACCAGGGCTCGTACAGCCCGGAGCCGGTCCCCTCTCAACTTGGATCGGCTGGATGGTCTCCCTAATCCCCGTCATACCCACCGCTCTCATGGCCCTAGCCCTCCTGCTAACTCTCCCCCTGTGCCCCCAGTGGAGGGCAGTTCCAGGACTCGACAACATGTTCTTTCCAGGCAAAGCACTGCTGACTATGATGCCCAACCATCCAGGGCTGGAACAGGGTCAGCCCCAGAGGCCCAGAACACAGGATCTCAGGAAGGAGAAGCCGCAGGTGGGGAAGGCGGGGCAGCTGGCCGCCGTCCCCCTACCATCATGCTCGATCTACAGGTGCGTCGTGTGCGTCCTGGCGAATATCGCCAGAGGGACAGCATCGCGAATCGTACCCGTTCACGCTCCCAGAACTCAAACAACACCTTTCTTTACGAGAGTGAGCGTGGTGGCTTTCGCAGGACCTTCTCACGCTCGGAGCGCGCCGGTGTGAGGACCTACGTCAGCACCATCCGCATTCCTATCCGGAGGATCTCTGATGCGGGTCTAGGGGAGGCAACCTCAATGGCGCTGCAGTCTATGATTCGACAGATCATGACAGGCTTTGGTGAGCTCAGCTACCTCATGGACTCGGACTCTGATTCTTCAGATTCAAACCGCGGAGCCAACACACCTGCGGATCTGGCCGAAGCCCTCAACAAcccagatgctgctgctgctgctgctgctgccgccgccgctgctgctgcagttgaTGAGCCATCTGTAACAGCTGGAGGCAGAGCAAGGACAGTTGAGAGGGATTTGGAGGAGGGTCTTGCCACCGGTCCAGCTGCCGCTGGTGGCAGGGCTCGACCTAGACCACCCATCAGCCTAGAGGAGCCCAGCTCACTGCCCTTCCTCCGGCTCGcccacttcttcctcctcaacGATGATGATGAGGACCAGCCCCAAGGGCTGACAAAAGAGCAGATTGACAACCTCTCCATGCGCAACTTCGGGGAGAGTGACGCCTTGAAGACTTGCAGCGTCTGCATAACGGAGTATGCAGAAGGTAACAAGTTACGGAAGCTGCCCTGCTCTCATGAGTACCACGTGCACTGCATCGACCGCTGGCTGTCCGAAAACTCCACCTGCCCCATCTGCCGCAGGGCTGTCCTGGTATCTGCCAACCGAGAGAGTGTGGTGTAG
- the glod5 gene encoding glyoxalase domain-containing protein 5 yields the protein MALRAFGSRLSHSQWTYLKTLSSQTPAAFRFKSSCPVEVTHLDHLVLTVKSVPDTINFYSSVLGMEVVTFKGNRKALGFGQQKFNLHQAGQEFEPKARLPTSGSADLCLITKTSLATVAAHLKVCGVEIEEGPVERTGAVGTITSLYFRDPDHNLIEVSNYSQSKSEGTS from the exons ATGGCGCTTCGGGCATTCGGGAGTCGTTTGTCGCACTCTCAATGGACTTATTTAAAG ACTCTCTCCAGTCAAACACCAGCAGCGTTCAGATTCAAGAGCAGCTGTCCAGTTGAAGTGACTCACCTGGACCACCTGGTCCTGACAGTGAAAAGTGTGCCAGACACCATCAACTTTTACTCCTCGGTGCTCGGCATGGAGGTGGTCACTTTCAAG GGGAACCGTAAGGCTCTGGGTTTTGGGCAGCAGAAGTTTAACCTCCACCAGGCGGGTCAGGAGTTTGAGCCTAAAGCCAGGCTCCCGACCTCGGGCTCTGCGGACCTGTGCCTCATCACCAAGACCTCACTGGCTACTGTCGCTGCACACCTGAAG GTCTGTGGGGTAGAGATCGAGGAGGGTCCAGTGGAGCGGACCGGCGCTGTGGGGACCATCACCTCGCTGTACTTCCGGGATCCTGATCACAATCTCATCGAAGTGTCAAACTACAGCCAGTCAAAATCAGAAGGAACCTCTTAA